The genomic segment AGTTCGGAAACCAAAGTATATCATTTTAGGAAATCATGATACTACTTCTATCCCTCAATTACTAATGGAGATTACGAATGCTTCATCTAACATGGGATATTTAAGTCATACATTCCATCTTCTTAGATACAAAAAGTTACTAAAAGATTTAGGAGATGCGTATGTCTGCCAATATAATCTTTCAGAGGTTGGACCTGGACTTTCACTTTTGGGCGCCAGACCTCTTTCTATGGGAGCCAGATTTAATTTTCCAATATTTATTAAATCTGTGTTTGGAATTTCTTCTTATGAAGAATCGGAGAAAAAACTCCATGAATTGATCCAGAACATTGACTTCCAGAAACAAGATCTGATCATTCTTGCTCATAATGGTCCTTCCGGTCTAGGAGATAAAGCTCATGATATCTGGGGTTGCGATTTTAAGGAAGAAGAAGGGGACTTTGGAGACAAGGATCTAGGTGATTTTATCCGAAAGATCGCAGGCCAAGGCAAAAAACCAAAGGTTGTAATTGCCGGGCATATGCACCATTCTTCTAGAAAATTAAGAGTGAAGACTCGGATTTGGAAAAGAAAAGAAGAAGGTACTCTTTATTTAAATCCGGCTCGAGTACCTCGCATCTTTCCAGACAAAGAAGGAAATATTTGGCACCATCATGTGGAACTAATTAGAAAGAATGGAAATTGGACTGCGGAGGCGAAATATTTGAAGAATGGAGTGGAGGAAATTTTCCCCCTCCCTGAGTTTATAGAGAGGGAGAAAAATCGTATAGAAATAAAAGACTGAATTATTCCGAAAAAGAATCCAGCTTTTGTTTCACTTCCTCGTTTAAAGGCTGCTTTTTGTGGAAATCGTTTAGTAACTTGAGAGCTTCGTCTCTTTTTCCCATATCGGAATAAAGTTCTGAAAGTTCTACCACAGGGCGAGGATCCATCGGGAACTTTTTGTGAAGGTCCACATAAATTTCCTCCGCCTTGTCTCTTGCACCTTTCATTTTTAAGGAAGAAGCTTTTCCAAGAAGTGCAAAATAGTCTTCACCTTCGGAAAGAATTCTATTAAAACATTCTAATGCTTTATCAAATTCTCCCATACCTCTTAAACTATCCGCATATCTGTTGATGATAAGTTTATTGTCCGGATCGAATTCCAAAATTCTTTCCCAGAACTCGTTTGCTTTACGGAAATCTTTTTTACCACGATAGGATTCTGCCAAACCGTATAGCGCAAAGAAGTTCCTTGGATCTAAATCCGCAGCTCTGCGATAATAACGGATCGCTTCATCAAAGTCTTTGATCTTACGATAGCTATTACCGATCTCGGTTAGGATCTTGATATTATCAGGTTGGATAACTAAAAGTTTTTCCCACCAGCTGATTGCGTCTTTGTATCTTTGGCAGGCAAAGAATAGATGTCCCAAACCTACGATCACATACTGATCTTTAGGATTGATCTGCAATGCCTGCATATAATAAACTTCTGATTCTTTGAAGTTTTTGAGTTTTCTATGAGCGTCCGCAACTCTACTTAGAATAGATGCGTCAGTGATAGTAATATGCCTGTATTCTTCCGCTACTTCGATGACCCGATTGAGTAGATTCATCTCTCTATAGCAGTTCATAAGCCCCATTAAAGAGAATTTATTGGATGAATCTTCTTTGATACATCTGTTATAAAAATCCAGAGCCTGTCTGAATTCCTTTCGTTTAAAATGAAGGTCTCCCATCCCGACTAAACCGTAAGTATTACTCGGTTCTTTAGCCAGAAGTTCCTTCAATTTAGATTCGGCCTTGTCCCATTGTCTGCTATCCAGAAAACGGTAGGCTTCTTTTGCTAAACTTTTGATCTGAGCAAAATGTGAATCTTCTTCTTCCTTTCCTGCTTGGGGTTTTTCAATAGGCTCGTTCATAGGACCGAAGTTCCTTTTTAAATTTAGAAAGAAGATCTGGGAGATTCTTCATTCAATTTTTTATTTAATATTACTTTGACGGATGAGTAAAGGTTTTCCTTGGTACTAAATCCGTAAAGAAAATTTGAAATTGGAAAAAAAGAGAGAAATGCCGGTTTGCAGCGCATAAAATAATACGAAAGTTATAGTCCATTCTTCCTTCTTGACAGGGCCCTTACTTCGCATGGAATGGATTCTAACGAGGGAAAGATGCCGAAAACCGAAGCAAAAATCTCCGGTGCCCGCTTGATGGTCGAACTCCTGGAAGAATATGGAGTGGATATCGTCTTCGGATATCCCGGCGGAGCAATTCTGCCATTTTACGACGAATTATATAAAAGTACTAAAATAAAACATATCCTAGTTCGCCATGAACAAGGTGCGATCCATATGGCAGAGGGGTATGCTCGTTCTACAGGTAAGCTCGGAGTATGTATTGCCACTTCCGGTCCTGGTGCCACGAACCTTGTGACTGGACTTACGGATGCAAAACTAGACTCGGTTCCTATTCTTGCGATCACCGGACAGGTGGCAACCAACGCAATTGGAACGGATGCTTTCCAAGAAGCTGATATTTATGGGATCACTATCCCGATCACAAAATACAATGCACTTATAAAGTCTGCGGATGATATCGCTAGACATTTCCAAGAGGCGACCTTAGTCGCTTTGGGTGGAAGACCTGGTCCCGTTCTTTTGGATTTTCCTAAAGACGTTCAGACCGAACTCACTTCCGTCCGCAAAGTAGATAAACTTAAAATAGATTCTAGACATTATCAAAAACCTCCGATCGGTGGAGATCTAGATTCTTTCGCGGCTGCATTGAATAAGGCAAAACGTCCTCTTCTTTATGTGGGAGGAGGAGCGATTAATGCAAATGCTTCCAAAGAGATCAAGGAGCTCGCGGAGAAGGGAAATATCCCTGTTACCACAACTCTTATGGGGATCGGAGCATTTCCAGGAACTCACCAACTTTCCGTTGGAATGCTCGGGATGCACGGAACTGCTTATGCCAACAAGGCTGTATTAGAATGTGATTATATTCTAAATTTGGGAGCTAGGTTTGACGACCGAGTTGCTAAGCCTGGAGAATTTGCGGAGAATGCTGTACGCGCTCATATCGATATAGATACCGCAGAATTTAACAAAAGAGTATCCGTAGATTATCTTTTACACGGAGATTTGAAAGAAGTCCTAAAGGCACTTATTCCGAAAGTGAATAAGGTAGATCGTCCTGAATGGGTTGGATTTTTAGATACGATTAAGAAAAACCATCCATTAGAATTTGATGATTCTACGGATACCATCAAACCTCAGGCATTCTTGCAGAAATTATACGAAAAGAGTAAGGGAAAAGCGATTGTTTCCACGGATGTGGGGCAACACCAAATGTGGGCCGCTCAATACTATCTTTTTGAAGAAGCAAATCGATGGCTTACTTCCGGAGGACTTGGCACCATGGGTTACGGTCTTCCTGCGGCGATAGGAGCTAAATTCGGAAATCCTAATAAAACAGTGATCTGTGTTTCCGGAGATGGTTCTATCCAGATGAATATCCAGGAATTGGCAACCATCGCGATGTATAAGAAAGGGGTTAAGATCCTGATCTTCAATAATAACTTCTTAGGAATGGTCCGCCAATGGCAGGAATTATTCTATGAGGAAAGATTCTCCGAGTCTGAATGGAATTATAATCCTGATTTCGTAAAATTAGGAGAAGCTTATTCCATAAAAGGATTAAAAATTTCTAATAAATCCGAGATCGACAAGGCTTTAGAATTTTTCTTAGAAGATGATGATGCAAGGATCCTAGAAGTCATGATCCCTGCAGAAGAAAAAGTATTCCCTATGATCCCTGCGGGCAAATCCCAAAAAGACATGATCGAATTTTCCGACACAGTTCGGGCCGGTAAAAAATGAAACATATACTGAAAATTTTGGTAAACAATCATCCGGGTGTGATGAGCCATGTGTCCGGTCTATTTACCAGAAGAAGTTATAATATAGATTCCATCGCGGTAGGTGTTACCCAGGATCCTGAAATTTCGAATATGGTGATCGTTGTAAAGGGAGATGATTCCGTAGTAGAGCAGGTAAAACGCCAACTTCTGAAACTTCCTGATGTGATCGAAGTAGAGGATCTTGCGTATCATGATTGTATTAGCAGAGAGCTAGTACTTGTAGTGGTTAAGGTAGAAGATTCAAATCGTACCGAGATCATTTCTATTTGCGAAGTATTCCAGGCGAAAATTGCGGATCTGACCAAAACCACAATGACCATAGAGTTTTCCGGAAATACCAGACAGGTGGAACATTTTATGGAAATGATGCAGAAGTATGGGATCCAAGAAATTGCTCGTACTGGCCAGATTGCTTTAAAATACAGATCTACCTGATTCTGTTCGCATCTAACAGATTTTCTTAGTTCAATCTATTGTTACAAAATTATTACAATTAGATTACAATGAGGATCCGCTTGGAAATTAATTTCCAAGTAAAAACTAACAAATATTCGAAATAAAACCATCTCATACTCGGATCGTTTTTCTTTTTTACAATTTCGTATCGGAAAGAATTTTTTTTGTTCCATATTTGCGGTTTCCCTATTCTAATTCCCTCCTATGAGTATCAGGGCCAGAATTTCATTATATCTCTCCTTAGTTTTATTTTTGGGTTTTGCAGTTCTTACTGCGA from the Leptospira andrefontaineae genome contains:
- the ilvB gene encoding biosynthetic-type acetolactate synthase large subunit: MPKTEAKISGARLMVELLEEYGVDIVFGYPGGAILPFYDELYKSTKIKHILVRHEQGAIHMAEGYARSTGKLGVCIATSGPGATNLVTGLTDAKLDSVPILAITGQVATNAIGTDAFQEADIYGITIPITKYNALIKSADDIARHFQEATLVALGGRPGPVLLDFPKDVQTELTSVRKVDKLKIDSRHYQKPPIGGDLDSFAAALNKAKRPLLYVGGGAINANASKEIKELAEKGNIPVTTTLMGIGAFPGTHQLSVGMLGMHGTAYANKAVLECDYILNLGARFDDRVAKPGEFAENAVRAHIDIDTAEFNKRVSVDYLLHGDLKEVLKALIPKVNKVDRPEWVGFLDTIKKNHPLEFDDSTDTIKPQAFLQKLYEKSKGKAIVSTDVGQHQMWAAQYYLFEEANRWLTSGGLGTMGYGLPAAIGAKFGNPNKTVICVSGDGSIQMNIQELATIAMYKKGVKILIFNNNFLGMVRQWQELFYEERFSESEWNYNPDFVKLGEAYSIKGLKISNKSEIDKALEFFLEDDDARILEVMIPAEEKVFPMIPAGKSQKDMIEFSDTVRAGKK
- a CDS encoding metallophosphoesterase; its protein translation is MIFDSSDKRIAVVGDIHGFWTWVDTEYFSKSNYDSVIFTGDLGNNRPGNTNKIAQLISKVRKPKYIILGNHDTTSIPQLLMEITNASSNMGYLSHTFHLLRYKKLLKDLGDAYVCQYNLSEVGPGLSLLGARPLSMGARFNFPIFIKSVFGISSYEESEKKLHELIQNIDFQKQDLIILAHNGPSGLGDKAHDIWGCDFKEEEGDFGDKDLGDFIRKIAGQGKKPKVVIAGHMHHSSRKLRVKTRIWKRKEEGTLYLNPARVPRIFPDKEGNIWHHHVELIRKNGNWTAEAKYLKNGVEEIFPLPEFIEREKNRIEIKD
- the ilvN gene encoding acetolactate synthase small subunit → MKHILKILVNNHPGVMSHVSGLFTRRSYNIDSIAVGVTQDPEISNMVIVVKGDDSVVEQVKRQLLKLPDVIEVEDLAYHDCISRELVLVVVKVEDSNRTEIISICEVFQAKIADLTKTTMTIEFSGNTRQVEHFMEMMQKYGIQEIARTGQIALKYRST
- a CDS encoding tetratricopeptide repeat protein; this translates as MNEPIEKPQAGKEEEDSHFAQIKSLAKEAYRFLDSRQWDKAESKLKELLAKEPSNTYGLVGMGDLHFKRKEFRQALDFYNRCIKEDSSNKFSLMGLMNCYREMNLLNRVIEVAEEYRHITITDASILSRVADAHRKLKNFKESEVYYMQALQINPKDQYVIVGLGHLFFACQRYKDAISWWEKLLVIQPDNIKILTEIGNSYRKIKDFDEAIRYYRRAADLDPRNFFALYGLAESYRGKKDFRKANEFWERILEFDPDNKLIINRYADSLRGMGEFDKALECFNRILSEGEDYFALLGKASSLKMKGARDKAEEIYVDLHKKFPMDPRPVVELSELYSDMGKRDEALKLLNDFHKKQPLNEEVKQKLDSFSE